The genomic region AACAAACTAGACAAGCTCGTCACACCAGCAAACTAGATAAGCATTCCTGCAACTCCCTACTATGTTGCAGATTATTTAtttatgtagagagagagagagcaaggaaGCAGCCTGGCGTGGATCTTAGTTGCCTCCCAGCCACACAAAGTTGTTTTCGGGAATAAAATGGCAGACAGATGCAGCACCAGGCTTGACGTTCAACACCTGGAACGCCCTGTGTTCGGGATTCCAGTCACTGGTGTCCATGTGACAGATGGTTGCCGCCTCCATTGTGCTGCCATCATCGCCCTTCATCCAAACTCTTGCGACCTTGGTGCCTTGCAATTTGTGGCAGTAATACACCGCGTACGGATATTTTATAGTGTGGCAGATGTACATGGGCTTCTCCCCTTGGCTCTCGTATTTCACTCCCGTGATGGAATATTGGTGCTTCACAGATTTTGAAGTCTTTGGAACATTCGTCGCCAGCAAGGTTACGCCATTGCTTCCCAGCTTCGAAGTGATGTAGTCAATCATGGACTCCAGCGATGTTGTGCAGTATTTGATTTCGCCCTTCATACCAGGAGCTTCGCAAGTTTGTAAAGTCTCCTTCATAGCCAGACCCGTGACGGAATCTGGCGCTATATTGAGCTCCTTCAACGCCACAGAAATCTTGTTTGAGGAAAAAGGGATTTCATCTGCCACGGAGCGTGGAAGAAAATGCGTCTTCTGAGTGCTGGAAAGGCTTAAGATACTTTTTGTTTCCGCTCACCAAATCCTTCTCCAGCACAAACGCGCTGTGCGATGGGAGTACTGTTGGCATTTTCGGGGATGCAGTGTAATAACTGTAAAGTAAAATGTTTTCATCTGGAGGGTTCTCAGTTTTGGGAGTGCTTTCCAATTCCTGGGCCAAGCGTATCAAAGACGGCACCCCAAATTTTCTGCCTTTGATTTGCGCTCCTTCCTTTGGGACATTCTCATCATCGCCTTCGCCTGAAATAAGTTCCCACAGAGTCTGTGGAATGGGTGTCGTGGGCAGCTTCTCGAACCAGTACGCTATtaccctttccctttccctttccctttcaCCTTGCACATACGCCGCTCCGCTAGCCGCTACTGACTGTCAATTCCAAATAAACAACCAAAACTCATTCGAATCCACTCCACCAACCAAATTTCATAAAGAAAATAGACTTATTCGATTAGaatcaaaataattacaaacaacCAGCACAATAAACCTATTCGATTCCACTCAAATTAATTTCAAACATCCGAAACTCATAAGCAAAGTGCTCGTGCTCAAATACTTTCTGACCTAAATAATTTCTCAAATCAATCAATCACTAACTACCTAGGTGAACTtttatggaaaaataaaaaaacatacaaGGAGAAGAATGAAACTAGTTAGAGCAGCCCTCATCTTGTTGAATGACGGCAGGCAAGCTCGATGACTTCAGAGATATCAAGTGAAGGAGGATATCGCCCATTTAAATAGGTGCTGAGCAGACATGCATGGCCCAAATCACATGGCTATTAAAATTGTTTTTAGAGTAGttgtgtattctttaaatgaaCTTGATATCTAAGAATCTCAACAATCTTCATAAACAAACAATACATTTATATTATAAGGTtttaaacatataatatattttgtcATTAATAATTCATTTAGTATTATAAGATCTCTTTTGGATTTATTGTGTATTATTTAATCTAATGAGATTTGCATgtctattaaaaataatataaaatatatttaaattaaaaaggCATGTACTTATCATCTGTATCATATAGATCTATTTTATTTATCATAGATAAATGTGACCAATATGATGGCGGGAAATAACTATTAATATGGTAGATATAGATAAACAGACATATATAatgtatattaaatattattattacattatgTTTCCCTTTATTAATTAATAGATGAAAAGTTTATGTAGCATAGCTACTATTGGATAATTATATGCTCCTCATTAATGTTCAATAAAAAACTAAAAGATAAGCCACATGCTCCTACCAAAAATGTTAACAAGGTATTATTTTATAAAGTCGTTTATAATGACAAATTTTACATTTTCTATTAATTATTACTAAACAAATACTAGTTAAACTTAGAGCCATAAAAATGTCTTACACTTAATCCCTACCCTTTAATCTCTATACCTATCATAATAGATTTAAAGTTGAGCATAGATCCTCACTTTTTATTTGTTGGAAACAACACCTATATGCTTTAGAATATTTTTTCTTcacatgcattatgatatttagttccagtcaattttattttctcaaattgaattTTAGAAAAGCATGATCTCCCCTAACTATAGTAGTCTTATATATTCATATAGTTTTTTATTTCTATTAGAAATTACTGAATAGTTCAGTGGAATAATATAAATCAACAACATATTTCCTATTTATAATTAATAGATAGACATTTCAATGGTAATTATATACATATTGATAGAGtgaatgatttttttaattaattttatttaaattaagttTTTCTAGTCTTTAATGTATTTTAAATGTTTctcattttcttattttttaattatgTGATTGAATAAGGAATACATTAACTAGAGAAGATATTTATAAAGTGATTATTTCAATGAAATTAATTGTTAAAATTTAAGTTATACAACATCTAAGTAAATTTCATCATATTATCTCATAAATATTTAGGAAGTTCCAAATTGGTTGCAATGAGCATGGCCAGCTTCCTCCTCCACTCCATTCCATTTTATCTCTTGTTTCAAAAAAATAATTGTTTCAATATTGATTATATTAACCTTTGTAAACTCCTCATTCAAAGATTTTGTAGTATGTGCTTAGCCATAAGTTCCTTCAATAACTTAATATATAGGATGTCTTCCAAAATTAACTTTTCATGTTGTTTGTGCATTGACTCATTAGTGATGTCCTTAAAGTAACTAGGTTGGTCCCCAACCAGGTAACTAGACCTACGTATCTTAGGTCTCATAATCAAAGTGACCCTATCTATCACCATTAAAATTATTGTTTTGGTTAGCATCTTTTCTAGACACTTAGCCAGGATAGAACTACTTAGGCTTCCATTCCAATaattattcaatattttttttaccACTTGTTTACTTTGGGTATACTCTCCATTTTCTTTCCACAAAACAACTTTTAACCTTAGGTTTAGGATTGTCATAATTCAACTCCTTAGGAGATGGGTTTTTTTTTGTTGGGTTCACTACCAACTAGAAACTTCCCTTCACTTGGGGGGTGGAAAAGGAGGAACTAAGAAAGAAATCCTTAATAGGTTTCATAAGGAAAAGGACTAGGTGAAAGTGATATAGGTAAAAAAATGAGGTTGTGGTGGAGTGGGATGGGTAGAAAGTTATGGATTTTCTCAAACTCAACAAAATTTAATGCCTCAGATGATTCAGAAGAGGAATGTGGTGCATGCATAGTAACATTTAAATTAACCTTCAAGagtaaaatattttatcaaaactCAACATACCCAGTCATACAGGAAGGCAAGGATTTTTTGTTGAACCTATTTTTATGCTTGATAAAATCCTCTCCATCATTGAATAATTTACTCATATATTTAGTGATCCACTTTTCTATGCTTGTGAACCTTTAAATAGTGACACTTTAGGCTCATTGCAACAAGAATAGCCTCTCGGTTAACTTCAATTACAACATTAACTAATAAAAATTCTTCTTATTTCATGATTTTATTAATTGAATGGAGAGGGTTTTATTACACTCATTGAGAAATTTTATATAAGAATTAATTTTGCCTTCTCTAAAAATAATATAAACTATATTATCTTCCTTGACTTATTTATATGATATTAGATCTATTCAAACCTTATCTCCACTCATAATTTGTTATGCCATCATTCCTAAAGAGAAGCACGGAGGGAAAAAAGTGTAAGAAGTAGGGCACAAATTATAATTCTAGATTATTATAACATTTCCAATGAAGGAATAAATGTTGTCTTCTTGAAAAAAAATCTTCGACATAAAATGATCCCATCCACGAtcacaaaattaattattaaataatattattttttataaaatcatATAGAGGATATGTATGATTCAAGTGGCTATAATTATCAAATCCCATGTTTTTGATAAAGACAAACAGGTTTTAaatggacccgaaaccaaaagttttacaacagTCGGCCATCAGCCAAGCAAACATGAAACAACATCAAAACAGGGGAGCGACCTTGAGAGTCACGAAAACAAAGGAAACATAGACAAACaagataaaacaaaagaaaaagctcTCAGTTAAGATagagcaccagatccttgttcttttggacggaaatcttattgatttcctccagctcctccataatgaatctggaggtacccttgttgttaCTTCTACTCCTGGTTCTGGAACTGGgtccagtggttttgttgtctccagcagccatatcatctcctccaagatctttcatcAGTTCACTGTGGTAGGATCTATAATCAGCAACCATGgtattaatcttttcaagcccctcaatactattgttcatggcttctttacttatgtcgaccaagttcttgagatttttcttaatctctgccATGGAATGATCCACCTTATTAATCCTCTATTTGCAATTGCATTTCATCAGCTCAACATCCTGGGAGAATTTTTGtatcataatc from Cryptomeria japonica chromosome 3, Sugi_1.0, whole genome shotgun sequence harbors:
- the LOC131060483 gene encoding BURP domain protein RD22, giving the protein MKETLQTCEAPGMKGEIKYCTTSLESMIDYITSKLGSNGVTLLATNVPKTSKSVKHQYSITGVKYESQGEKPMYICHTIKYPYAVYYCHKLQGTKVARVWMKGDDGSTMEAATICHMDTSDWNPEHRAFQVLNVKPGAASVCHFIPENNFVWLGGN